The Allochromatium tepidum genome has a window encoding:
- the ccmE gene encoding cytochrome c maturation protein CcmE: MKARQKRLVFVGLAILGIGAASTLAITALQSNLSYFFSPTQVLANEAPADHVFRLGGLVREGTLQRQDDGLLVNFEVTDNAATVKVAYSGILPDLFKEGTGVVAKGRLRPDGVFQAEEVLAKHDEEYMPPEVAGTLQTAHAEGVTNAAAGQSNSGAAN; encoded by the coding sequence ATGAAAGCACGACAGAAACGACTGGTCTTCGTCGGTCTGGCGATCCTGGGGATCGGCGCGGCCTCGACCCTGGCCATCACCGCCCTCCAGAGCAATCTCTCCTATTTCTTCAGCCCCACGCAGGTGCTGGCCAACGAAGCGCCGGCCGATCACGTCTTCCGACTCGGCGGACTGGTGCGCGAGGGGACGCTCCAGCGCCAGGACGACGGGCTGCTGGTCAACTTCGAAGTCACCGACAATGCCGCGACCGTCAAGGTCGCCTACTCGGGCATCCTGCCGGATCTGTTCAAGGAAGGAACCGGCGTGGTCGCCAAGGGCCGGCTGCGCCCGGACGGCGTGTTCCAGGCCGAGGAAGTCCTGGCCAAGCATGACGAGGAATACATGCCGCCCGAGGTCGCCGGCACGCTCCAGACCGCCCATGCCGAGGGCGTGACCAACGCCGCCGCCGGCCAGTCAAACAGCGGAGCGGCCAACTGA
- the ccmD gene encoding heme exporter protein CcmD, producing MSEFFSQGGYAFFVWGAYGMVALVLVAEVLQLRLQHRTILARLSRLARLSQSSRPE from the coding sequence ATGAGCGAATTCTTTTCTCAGGGCGGTTACGCCTTCTTCGTCTGGGGCGCCTACGGCATGGTGGCGCTGGTCTTGGTGGCCGAGGTGCTGCAATTGCGTCTCCAGCATCGAACCATTTTGGCGCGATTGAGTCGATTGGCCAGACTGTCCCAATCCTCGCGCCCGGAGTGA
- the ccsA gene encoding cytochrome c biogenesis protein CcsA: MTLNWFKFASPATFYPLAGRLTRPFWILTGVLLVIGLYWGFFQTPDQLGGSNAQKEYYRIIFIHVPAAWMSMWLYIVMVFWAAIGLVFNTRLSFMMANAVAPTGAVFTFLALWTGAFWGRPSWGTYWDWDPRLTSELVLFFLYIGYIALHSAIDDTRRADRASALLAIVGLVMVPVIYWSINCPDPTQCAALHQRSGLGKIDSNILFSMLTMTLAFWMYAFATGFMRLRSIILTREAEASWVQELLNREHSR, encoded by the coding sequence ATGACCCTGAACTGGTTCAAATTCGCCTCGCCCGCGACCTTCTATCCGCTCGCAGGCCGTCTCACCCGCCCCTTCTGGATCCTGACCGGCGTACTGCTGGTGATCGGCCTCTACTGGGGCTTCTTCCAGACGCCCGATCAGCTCGGCGGCAGCAACGCGCAGAAGGAGTACTACCGCATCATCTTCATCCATGTGCCGGCGGCCTGGATGTCGATGTGGCTCTATATCGTGATGGTGTTCTGGGCGGCGATCGGGCTGGTGTTCAACACCCGGCTGTCGTTCATGATGGCCAATGCGGTGGCGCCGACCGGTGCGGTCTTCACCTTTCTAGCACTCTGGACCGGCGCCTTCTGGGGCCGTCCGAGCTGGGGCACCTACTGGGACTGGGATCCGCGTCTGACCTCGGAGCTGGTGCTGTTCTTCCTCTATATCGGCTATATCGCGCTGCACTCGGCGATCGACGACACCCGCCGCGCCGATCGCGCCTCGGCCCTGCTGGCGATCGTCGGGCTGGTGATGGTTCCGGTCATCTACTGGTCGATCAACTGCCCCGACCCGACCCAGTGCGCGGCCCTGCACCAGCGCTCGGGACTGGGCAAGATCGACAGCAACATCCTGTTTTCGATGCTGACCATGACGCTGGCGTTCTGGATGTACGCGTTCGCGACCGGCTTCATGCGACTGCGCTCGATCATCCTCACGCGCGAGGCCGAAGCGAGCTGGGTCCAGGAACTGCTGAACCGGGAGCATTCACGATGA
- a CDS encoding class I SAM-dependent methyltransferase: MTAHRKQKIEFGDFQTPDNLAQAVCEKLLNFGISPNVIIEPTCGVGAFILAAASAFPASHEIYGFEINHAYLDALREKLHGLKNQSQIKLVQADFFALDWDNILRACSGSILVLGNLPWVTNSTLGTIEGENLPKKSNFSKQSGFDALTGKSNFDISEWMLLEILRCLQGRSGDLAMLVKTAVARKVLAQLQRQNLPIREASLFAIDAKKSFNASVEACLLFIRLSADPSDRLTQYTVYSDFQSDHGIKVGYRHGLTVSDLDAFDTSSFLFGTCPQKWRSGIKHDAAPVMELTRMPDRFVNGFGEVVDIEHDYLFPLMKGSDIGSGKPWREKFIVVTQHFVGERTDRMRDLHPKTWNYLERHATLLDSRRSSIYKNNPRFSIFGIGDYAFRPWRIAICGLYKSLNFRLIGPVEDKAVMFDDTVYYLSFEQETDAREAFALITAEPSLKLLSSLIFWDEKRPIKTAILNTLNWLKLAKKPKIAIQSEMQFTLELST, encoded by the coding sequence TTGACAGCACATCGCAAACAAAAAATCGAATTTGGCGATTTTCAGACACCTGATAACTTAGCTCAGGCAGTCTGCGAAAAGTTGCTGAATTTCGGCATCTCTCCAAATGTTATCATTGAACCAACATGCGGTGTGGGAGCTTTTATTTTAGCAGCGGCATCAGCTTTTCCAGCAAGCCATGAAATTTACGGATTTGAAATCAATCACGCTTATCTTGATGCCTTGCGCGAAAAACTGCACGGCTTAAAAAATCAATCACAAATCAAGCTTGTACAGGCTGATTTTTTTGCACTAGATTGGGATAACATACTGCGCGCCTGTTCAGGCTCGATACTCGTTTTAGGGAATCTTCCATGGGTCACGAACTCGACTTTGGGCACAATCGAAGGCGAAAATCTTCCGAAAAAAAGCAATTTTTCAAAGCAAAGCGGATTTGATGCGCTAACTGGAAAGTCAAATTTTGATATTTCCGAATGGATGCTGTTGGAAATTTTACGCTGTCTTCAGGGGCGCTCCGGCGATTTGGCCATGCTGGTCAAAACTGCCGTGGCAAGAAAAGTATTAGCACAGTTGCAACGGCAGAATCTGCCGATTCGTGAAGCGAGCCTGTTTGCAATCGACGCTAAAAAATCGTTCAATGCTTCCGTTGAAGCCTGTCTTTTATTTATTCGATTATCCGCTGACCCATCAGATCGATTAACGCAATATACCGTATACAGTGATTTTCAAAGTGATCACGGGATCAAAGTCGGCTATCGACACGGCTTGACGGTTAGTGATCTTGATGCATTCGATACTTCATCTTTTTTGTTTGGAACATGCCCGCAAAAATGGCGCTCAGGAATCAAACATGATGCCGCGCCTGTGATGGAATTGACGCGCATGCCGGATCGATTCGTCAATGGCTTTGGTGAAGTCGTTGATATTGAACATGATTATCTGTTTCCTTTGATGAAAGGATCCGATATTGGAAGCGGCAAGCCATGGCGCGAAAAATTCATTGTGGTGACACAGCATTTCGTCGGCGAAAGAACCGACAGAATGCGCGATCTTCATCCGAAGACATGGAACTATCTTGAGCGTCACGCCACACTGCTTGATTCCAGACGCAGCTCGATCTACAAAAATAATCCCAGGTTTTCAATTTTCGGCATCGGTGATTATGCTTTCCGCCCCTGGCGAATCGCTATTTGCGGCCTTTATAAATCGCTCAATTTTCGCCTGATCGGCCCAGTAGAAGACAAGGCTGTCATGTTTGATGACACAGTTTATTATCTTTCCTTTGAGCAGGAAACGGATGCGCGAGAAGCGTTCGCTTTGATTACGGCAGAACCATCCTTGAAACTTTTGTCATCATTGATCTTTTGGGATGAAAAACGACCCATCAAGACAGCTATTCTGAATACTCTGAATTGGTTGAAACTGGCGAAAAAACCTAAAATAGCGATTCAATCCGAAATGCAATTCACGCTAGAACTGAGCACTTGA
- the ccmB gene encoding heme exporter protein CcmB, with product MWAVFWCVLKRDLLLAMRRRTDVLTTLFFFVIVVSLFPLGVGTERQVLQILGPGVVWVAALLASMLALERLFAADYEDGTLEQMLLTAQPLSLLVLAKVGAHWLLTGLPLVLIAPLVGMQYHLSDAQIGIMMLSLLLGTPILSLIGAIGAALTLGLRGGGILLSLLILPLYIPVLVYGAGAIEVARIALVDTEPYLMLLSAFLLAALTLAPLASAAALKISLE from the coding sequence ATGTGGGCTGTATTCTGGTGTGTCCTCAAGCGCGATCTGCTGCTGGCCATGCGGCGGCGGACCGATGTGCTGACGACGCTGTTCTTTTTCGTGATCGTGGTCAGTCTGTTTCCGCTCGGGGTCGGCACCGAGCGTCAGGTGTTGCAGATCCTGGGGCCGGGCGTGGTCTGGGTCGCGGCGCTGCTGGCTTCGATGCTGGCGCTGGAGCGGTTGTTCGCGGCGGACTATGAGGATGGGACGCTGGAGCAGATGCTCCTGACCGCCCAGCCGCTGTCGCTCTTGGTGCTGGCCAAGGTCGGCGCGCACTGGCTGCTGACCGGATTGCCGCTGGTGCTGATCGCCCCGCTGGTCGGGATGCAGTACCATCTGTCGGACGCACAGATCGGGATCATGATGCTGTCGCTCCTGCTCGGCACGCCGATCCTGAGTCTGATCGGGGCCATCGGCGCGGCGCTCACGCTCGGGCTGCGCGGCGGCGGCATCCTGCTCTCGCTGCTGATTCTGCCGCTCTATATTCCGGTACTGGTCTATGGCGCCGGCGCGATCGAGGTCGCCCGCATCGCGCTCGTCGACACCGAACCCTATCTCATGCTGCTGAGTGCCTTTCTGCTCGCGGCACTGACACTGGCGCCACTGGCCTCGGCGGCGGCGCTCAAGATTTCGCTGGAATGA
- the ccmA gene encoding cytochrome c biogenesis heme-transporting ATPase CcmA, whose protein sequence is MLEVIGLECRRGDRRLFSGLDLALEPGTLLHVRGRNGSGKTTLLRTLCGLFTPDAGEVRWRGESIRALAEDYRRELLYFGHLNGIKSDLTGIENLSIAARLDGDPVGIDDVRQALARIGLRGFEDLPTRMLSQGQKKRVALARLILSRARLWVLDEPFTALDVEAVALLQGLIAEHVAGGGLAVLTTHQEVPLTSGQVARLDLGD, encoded by the coding sequence ATGCTTGAGGTCATCGGACTCGAATGCCGACGCGGCGACCGGCGGCTGTTCAGCGGGCTGGATCTGGCGCTGGAGCCTGGAACCCTGCTCCATGTGCGCGGTCGCAACGGCAGCGGCAAGACCACGCTGTTGCGAACCCTGTGCGGACTCTTCACCCCGGACGCGGGCGAGGTGCGCTGGCGCGGCGAGTCGATCCGCGCCCTGGCCGAGGACTATCGGCGCGAGCTGCTCTATTTCGGTCATCTCAACGGCATCAAGTCCGATCTGACCGGGATCGAGAATCTGTCGATCGCGGCGCGGCTCGACGGCGACCCGGTCGGGATCGATGACGTCCGGCAGGCGCTTGCGCGTATCGGCTTGCGCGGTTTCGAGGATCTGCCGACGCGGATGCTCTCGCAGGGGCAGAAGAAGCGCGTAGCCCTGGCGCGGCTCATCCTCAGTCGCGCCAGGCTCTGGGTGCTGGACGAGCCGTTTACGGCGCTCGATGTCGAGGCCGTGGCCCTGCTCCAGGGACTGATCGCCGAGCATGTGGCCGGCGGCGGGCTGGCGGTCCTGACCACACACCAGGAAGTGCCGCTGACCTCGGGCCAGGTCGCCCGTCTGGATCTGGGAGACTGA
- the rlmKL gene encoding bifunctional 23S rRNA (guanine(2069)-N(7))-methyltransferase RlmK/23S rRNA (guanine(2445)-N(2))-methyltransferase RlmL, with protein sequence MSDHLFFASAPKHMGSLLAEELTRLGMAGAAETRGGARFSGRIEDGYRACLWSRIANRILLPLTQVSLSGPDEIHDSALEIPWEDHLTPDRTFAIQFDGALEGVTNPHFAILQVKDAIADRFNRLYGRRPSVDPDYPDLRIHLYGNRDSLAFSLDLSGESLHQRGYREAGSAAPLKENLAAALLLRAGWPEIAAEGGALLDPMCGSGTLIIEGALIAADIAPGLLRERFGFHGWTQHDETAWQRLLAEARLRRTAGLKRLGSLRGYDVNPNAVRTSLHHLERAGLAGLAHFERRELSDCRPGREDDEGLVIVNPPYGERLGADEDLSRLYARLGSVLKERFLGWRAAVFTANPELGKSLGLRATKIHSLYNGPIECRLLSFQVEPRYFMSHLPHPLPPEERSAGATMLTNRLVKNLKALRKWRQNEGIDCLRIYDADLPEYALAIDLYEGDRRWVHVQEYAAPPSVDPKRARRRLREALGLIPEVLEVPGEQVFLKVRRQQKGGAQYERLAETGHFHEVSEYGLRFLVNFEDYLDTGLFLDHRDVRRLIGSLADGKRFLNLFAYTGTATVHAAKGGATSTTTVDLSRTYLEWAGRNLELNGIRGPNHQLIQADCLRWIDSMFGQRRFDLIFLDPPSFSTSKRMQGTLDIQRDHVDIIQATMRLLEPGGRLIFSNNLRRFRIDLEGLAPFEVSDISAQTLPRDFARNPRIHNCWVIRHPESQPSWPGRSDDEARHA encoded by the coding sequence ATGTCCGATCATCTCTTCTTCGCCTCCGCCCCCAAGCACATGGGCAGTCTGCTCGCCGAGGAGCTGACCCGACTCGGGATGGCGGGGGCCGCCGAGACGCGCGGCGGGGCGCGTTTCTCGGGCCGGATCGAGGACGGCTACCGTGCCTGTCTCTGGTCGCGGATCGCCAACCGCATTCTCCTGCCGCTGACACAGGTGTCGTTGAGCGGCCCGGACGAGATCCACGACAGTGCGCTGGAGATCCCCTGGGAAGATCATCTGACCCCGGATCGCACCTTCGCCATCCAGTTCGACGGCGCGCTTGAGGGCGTCACCAATCCGCATTTCGCCATCCTCCAGGTCAAGGACGCCATCGCCGATCGCTTCAACCGGCTCTACGGGCGGCGACCGAGCGTCGATCCCGACTATCCGGATCTGCGCATTCATCTCTACGGAAATCGAGACAGTCTCGCCTTCAGCCTGGATCTCTCGGGCGAGTCGCTGCATCAGCGCGGCTATCGCGAGGCGGGTTCGGCCGCGCCGCTCAAGGAGAATCTGGCCGCTGCACTCCTGCTGCGCGCCGGCTGGCCCGAGATCGCGGCCGAGGGCGGTGCTCTGCTCGATCCCATGTGCGGCTCGGGTACGTTGATTATCGAAGGCGCGCTGATCGCCGCCGACATCGCGCCTGGTCTCTTGCGCGAGCGCTTCGGCTTCCATGGCTGGACGCAGCACGACGAAACGGCCTGGCAGCGACTGCTGGCCGAGGCGCGTCTGCGCCGCACGGCCGGGCTCAAGCGGCTCGGCTCGCTGCGCGGCTATGACGTCAACCCCAACGCCGTCCGCACCTCGCTGCATCATCTGGAGCGTGCCGGACTCGCCGGACTGGCCCATTTCGAACGCCGCGAACTGTCCGACTGCCGGCCCGGACGTGAGGACGACGAGGGGCTGGTGATCGTCAACCCGCCCTATGGCGAACGGCTCGGCGCCGACGAGGATCTGAGCCGGCTCTATGCGCGGCTCGGCTCGGTGCTCAAGGAGCGCTTTCTCGGCTGGCGTGCCGCCGTCTTCACGGCCAATCCTGAACTGGGCAAGAGCCTGGGTCTGCGGGCGACCAAGATACACAGTCTCTACAACGGCCCGATCGAGTGCCGGCTACTGAGTTTTCAGGTCGAGCCGCGTTATTTCATGAGCCATCTGCCGCATCCCCTGCCGCCCGAAGAGCGCAGTGCGGGCGCGACCATGCTCACCAACCGGCTGGTGAAAAACCTCAAGGCGCTGCGCAAATGGCGTCAGAACGAGGGCATCGACTGTCTGCGGATCTATGACGCCGATCTGCCCGAATATGCACTGGCCATCGATCTCTACGAGGGCGACCGGCGCTGGGTGCATGTCCAGGAATATGCCGCGCCGCCGAGCGTCGATCCCAAGCGCGCGCGCCGGCGGCTACGCGAGGCGCTGGGGCTGATCCCCGAGGTGCTGGAGGTGCCGGGCGAGCAGGTGTTCCTCAAAGTCCGCCGTCAGCAGAAGGGCGGCGCCCAGTACGAGCGGCTGGCCGAGACCGGGCATTTCCACGAAGTCTCTGAATATGGCCTCAGGTTCCTGGTCAACTTCGAGGACTATCTGGACACCGGGCTCTTTCTCGACCATCGCGACGTGCGGCGACTGATCGGCTCGCTCGCCGACGGCAAGCGGTTCCTCAACCTCTTCGCCTACACGGGCACCGCGACCGTGCACGCGGCCAAGGGCGGCGCGACCTCGACCACTACGGTCGACCTGTCGCGCACCTATCTGGAATGGGCCGGACGCAATCTGGAACTCAACGGCATCCGGGGGCCGAATCATCAGCTGATCCAAGCCGATTGTCTGCGCTGGATCGATTCCATGTTCGGACAACGCCGCTTCGATCTGATCTTTCTCGACCCGCCGAGCTTCTCGACCTCCAAGCGGATGCAGGGCACGCTCGATATCCAGCGCGACCATGTCGACATCATCCAGGCGACCATGCGTCTGCTCGAACCCGGCGGGCGGCTGATCTTCTCGAACAATCTGCGCCGGTTCCGCATCGATCTGGAGGGGCTGGCGCCCTTCGAGGTCAGCGACATCAGCGCCCAGACCCTGCCGCGCGACTTCGCCCGCAATCCGCGCATCCACAACTGCTGGGTGATCCGGCATCCGGAGTCCCAGCCGAGCTGGCCGGGCCGAAGCGACGACGAGGCCCGCCATGCTTGA
- a CDS encoding YajD family HNH nuclease, translated as MATHNPPRHGKTGKPIDTAKLDQVVASARKASEERAAGYRDQALKLYPWVCGRCARTFTRENLRELTVHHKDMDHDNNPPDGSNWELLCIYCHDNEHQKYEEHLAALARGTGKPAKASADGGSAATFNPFAGLGDLLKKD; from the coding sequence ATGGCCACGCATAACCCTCCCCGCCATGGCAAGACCGGCAAACCCATCGATACCGCCAAGCTCGATCAGGTGGTCGCCAGCGCGCGCAAGGCGAGCGAGGAACGCGCCGCCGGTTATCGCGATCAGGCGCTGAAGCTCTATCCCTGGGTCTGCGGACGCTGCGCCCGCACCTTCACGCGCGAGAATCTGCGCGAGCTGACGGTGCATCACAAGGACATGGATCACGACAACAACCCGCCCGATGGGAGCAACTGGGAGCTGTTGTGTATCTACTGTCACGACAACGAGCACCAGAAGTACGAAGAGCATCTGGCCGCACTTGCGCGCGGCACCGGCAAGCCGGCCAAAGCGAGCGCCGACGGCGGTTCGGCGGCGACCTTCAACCCCTTCGCCGGTCTCGGTGATCTGCTGAAAAAGGATTGA
- a CDS encoding rhodanese-like domain-containing protein: protein MSSTRFLRLTALALCLGIPALALAAGNKITPTLESVQVRHNGQTVTIQRGHDLNATLPEIYRKTDRGCPPFCVQPMVVVEGVETIGELDVLDYLQRMSQGDTDILLVDSRTPDWVMRGTIPGSVNIPWNRISRDKTGTFETPGEADTFEQTLRDQFNVVRDPSTGGWDFTNAKTLVLFCNGIWCPQSTANIKTLVGIGYPPDKLKWYRGGMQDWLSVGLTSVQP, encoded by the coding sequence ATGTCCAGCACCCGATTCTTGCGTCTCACGGCCCTTGCGCTCTGCCTCGGCATCCCGGCCCTCGCGCTCGCGGCCGGCAACAAGATCACGCCGACGCTCGAAAGCGTCCAGGTCCGACACAACGGCCAGACCGTCACCATCCAGCGCGGACACGATCTCAACGCCACCTTGCCGGAGATCTACCGGAAGACCGATCGCGGCTGTCCGCCTTTCTGCGTGCAACCCATGGTGGTGGTCGAGGGCGTCGAGACCATCGGTGAGCTGGATGTGCTGGACTATCTGCAACGGATGTCGCAGGGCGACACGGACATCCTGCTGGTCGACTCGCGCACCCCGGACTGGGTCATGCGCGGTACCATTCCCGGTTCGGTGAACATCCCCTGGAACCGGATCAGCCGCGACAAGACCGGCACCTTCGAGACGCCGGGCGAGGCCGATACCTTCGAGCAGACGCTGCGCGATCAATTCAACGTCGTCCGAGATCCGTCGACCGGTGGCTGGGACTTCACCAACGCCAAGACGCTGGTGCTGTTCTGCAACGGCATCTGGTGCCCGCAGTCGACGGCCAACATCAAGACCCTGGTCGGCATCGGCTATCCGCCGGACAAGCTCAAGTGGTATCGCGGCGGGATGCAGGACTGGCTGAGCGTCGGGTTGACCAGCGTTCAGCCATGA
- a CDS encoding histidine kinase dimerization/phospho-acceptor domain-containing protein yields MNHEIRTPMNAVIGLSDLLLETPLDAKQRDYLGKIRDSSRLLLGIINDIPDYSKIEAGKLDPALQSFSLDDLLDQMRTLFGNAADARGIELIFDLAVSSRHRVVGDALRLGQVLINLLSNAVKFTERGAGRALHSAARHGNRIGASAFRGA; encoded by the coding sequence ATGAACCATGAGATCCGCACACCCATGAACGCCGTGATCGGCCTGAGCGATCTGCTCCTGGAGACGCCGCTCGACGCCAAGCAGCGCGACTATCTGGGCAAGATTCGCGATTCTTCGCGCCTGCTGCTTGGGATCATCAACGACATCCCGGACTACTCCAAGATCGAGGCCGGCAAGCTGGATCCGGCGCTCCAGTCGTTTTCCCTCGATGATCTGCTCGATCAGATGCGCACGCTCTTCGGCAACGCCGCCGATGCGCGGGGTATCGAACTCATCTTCGATCTGGCCGTTTCGTCACGCCATCGGGTCGTGGGCGATGCCTTGCGCCTGGGGCAGGTGCTGATCAACCTGCTCAGCAATGCCGTCAAGTTCACCGAGCGGGGGGCGGGTCGTGCTCTCCATTCGGCAGCTCGACACGGGAACCGCATCGGCGCGTCTGCGTTTCGAGGTGCGTGA
- a CDS encoding diguanylate cyclase domain-containing protein, whose product MLPETDEAGAETLARRPHEAVRALGIEHAYSDAAPHVTISVGVATHSPQQPKRDAEALKRSADRALYQAKSQGRNRISFE is encoded by the coding sequence GTGCTGCCCGAGACCGACGAAGCGGGTGCCGAAACGCTCGCCCGGCGTCCGCACGAAGCCGTGCGCGCGCTGGGGATCGAACATGCCTACTCGGACGCGGCGCCCCATGTCACGATCAGCGTCGGTGTCGCCACGCATTCGCCGCAGCAGCCGAAACGCGACGCCGAAGCATTGAAGCGGAGTGCCGATCGGGCGCTGTATCAGGCCAAGTCCCAGGGCCGCAATCGCATTTCCTTCGAATGA